The following are from one region of the bacterium genome:
- the gspG gene encoding type II secretion system major pseudopilin GspG: protein MNQKGFTLIEIMVVVIILAVLAALVIPRFGGRTEQARIAAARTQIDSLFSTALDMYEADNGTYPSTEQGLQALRVQPTTEPVPKNWKGPYLKKDVPLDPWGNAYVYVFPGTHNVNGYDLYSFGPDGQDGTSDDITNWATTETK, encoded by the coding sequence ATGAATCAAAAAGGATTTACCCTCATCGAGATTATGGTGGTGGTGATTATTCTAGCAGTGTTAGCTGCGCTGGTTATCCCACGGTTTGGTGGCCGAACCGAACAAGCGCGTATCGCAGCTGCTAGGACGCAGATCGATTCGCTATTCAGCACGGCACTAGATATGTATGAAGCGGATAACGGAACCTATCCTTCTACGGAACAAGGATTGCAAGCATTGCGAGTTCAACCAACGACTGAGCCAGTGCCTAAAAATTGGAAGGGACCGTATCTAAAAAAGGATGTTCCGCTTGACCCCTGGGGGAATGCGTATGTCTATGTTTTTCCTGGAACCCATAATGTTAATGGATACGATTTATATTCATTTGGTCCGGATGGACAGGATGGGACTTCCGATGATATTACGAATTGGGCAACGACGGAAACGAAATAA
- the pilO gene encoding type 4a pilus biogenesis protein PilO: protein MLTLSSREKKMVLVMVLFISIVLMYRYFVIPYIERWNLITSQIRTLETRINQAKQLKSNPGLMVYAQGTILNQTDATAYFLENLESWASDAGVIMTSVRPGAIQNRGVHSELNYEVEITGDLETVCRFIAQIEQPSAIARINRIRIAKPKDLLKEITANITVATLSRAESAPKQKSTTTSGNNEL, encoded by the coding sequence ATGCTAACTTTATCATCTCGTGAAAAGAAAATGGTGTTGGTGATGGTTTTGTTTATTTCTATTGTCTTAATGTATCGCTATTTCGTCATACCTTATATTGAACGATGGAACTTAATTACCAGTCAAATTCGAACTTTAGAAACCCGGATTAACCAAGCTAAACAGTTGAAATCGAATCCCGGATTAATGGTATATGCGCAAGGAACAATCTTGAATCAGACTGATGCTACTGCTTATTTTTTAGAGAACCTGGAATCCTGGGCAAGTGACGCTGGGGTTATCATGACTTCAGTCAGACCGGGTGCTATTCAGAATCGGGGCGTTCATTCAGAGTTGAACTATGAAGTTGAAATTACCGGCGATCTCGAAACCGTTTGTCGGTTTATTGCACAAATAGAACAGCCGAGCGCAATCGCGCGAATTAATAGAATCCGGATTGCTAAACCTAAAGACCTTTTGAAAGAAATTACTGCGAATATTACCGTAGCTACATTAAGTCGTGCGGAATCAGCTCCGAAACAAAAATCAACGACAACGAGTGGTAATAATGAATTATAA
- a CDS encoding prepilin-type N-terminal cleavage/methylation domain-containing protein: MKFRINSKGFTLIELLLAITIAVIVGSAIYGTLAAGLKSKQKGMVIAEKNQRARVILDTIRNDLLTASVSSTTPSWQFTATTYSDGSIYQDSIQFISTNQPIDWTVSGISDEAIIKYAIDTVPNTNTVGLLRIVNRHITDPESTDINYQLISTEVKSLRFQFANDTTWVSEWTDTTILPKAVMITIATPDIETPQMLNWFTTAIRLPKG; the protein is encoded by the coding sequence ATGAAATTTCGGATTAATTCGAAAGGATTCACGTTAATCGAGTTGCTGCTAGCGATTACGATAGCGGTGATTGTAGGGAGCGCAATTTATGGCACCCTTGCTGCAGGTTTGAAATCGAAACAAAAAGGAATGGTTATTGCAGAAAAAAATCAGAGAGCGCGGGTGATTCTTGATACCATCCGTAATGACTTATTAACCGCGAGCGTTTCGAGCACAACACCAAGCTGGCAATTTACCGCAACTACCTATTCAGATGGAAGTATTTATCAAGATAGTATCCAATTTATCAGCACCAATCAACCCATTGATTGGACGGTATCGGGCATTTCCGATGAAGCGATCATCAAGTATGCGATTGATACTGTTCCGAATACGAATACAGTCGGGTTATTGCGCATCGTTAATCGGCATATTACAGACCCTGAATCAACCGATATAAATTATCAGTTAATTTCAACCGAGGTGAAAAGTCTCCGGTTTCAATTTGCCAATGATACCACCTGGGTATCGGAATGGACTGATACCACAATATTACCAAAAGCGGTAATGATAACAATTGCGACACCAGATATTGAAACCCCGCAGATGCTAAACTGGTTTACAACCGCGATACGATTACCAAAAGGATAG
- a CDS encoding helix-hairpin-helix domain-containing protein, producing the protein MARGIILIVVLWIMVILTVVAMSFSRSMVVEYRIAANGIDKLKTFEIAKSGIERAIAEVALDSTAIGTLTSRWRVNSDGFQNIVVGEGTYTLFFPDITSPEAKQGFGLTDENSKLNINSAPKEMLLRLPQADEIIADSIIDWRSATAKASPYGAKDEYYTQLNPPYKCKNGPFDTLEELLLVKGITPQILFGEDANLNGLLDANENDGDTNFPPDNADGKLDRGWYPYITIYSYDMNVALDGTQRININQASGSQLRQLTQYGLSNADIANIISYRRRNGFRSLGDLLNVTGINNQKFGAIVDYITVVEREKLPGLININTASKETLQFLPGITAEIAEKIIERRNGTSGAFKNLGELAETIGKTSFQQISDYVTVRSSQFTVQSLGRLTNKSGYTRLIAVIDRAVVPIRILYYRDISDLGPGI; encoded by the coding sequence ATGGCGCGCGGAATAATCTTAATTGTCGTGTTATGGATTATGGTCATTTTAACGGTCGTAGCGATGTCGTTTAGTCGTTCGATGGTGGTCGAATATCGAATTGCTGCGAATGGAATTGATAAACTCAAAACGTTCGAAATAGCCAAATCCGGAATTGAACGAGCGATTGCCGAAGTAGCGCTAGATTCGACTGCAATCGGAACTTTAACCAGCCGATGGCGTGTGAATTCCGATGGATTTCAGAACATCGTGGTAGGAGAAGGAACCTATACACTTTTTTTCCCGGACATTACCTCCCCTGAAGCTAAGCAAGGGTTTGGGTTAACCGATGAAAATTCGAAATTGAACATCAATTCAGCGCCGAAAGAAATGCTATTACGGTTACCACAAGCGGATGAAATCATTGCAGATTCGATTATTGATTGGCGATCAGCAACCGCAAAAGCGTCTCCTTATGGTGCAAAAGATGAATATTATACGCAATTGAATCCGCCGTATAAGTGTAAGAATGGACCGTTCGATACCCTTGAAGAGTTGTTGCTGGTTAAAGGGATAACACCACAAATCCTTTTTGGTGAAGATGCGAATTTGAACGGACTATTAGATGCGAACGAAAATGATGGCGATACGAATTTTCCACCGGATAATGCCGATGGGAAACTCGATCGCGGATGGTATCCCTATATAACCATATATTCGTATGATATGAATGTAGCGCTGGATGGAACGCAACGGATTAATATCAATCAAGCTTCCGGGTCACAGTTACGGCAATTGACCCAATATGGATTATCGAATGCCGATATTGCGAATATTATCAGTTACCGGAGAAGAAACGGGTTTCGTAGTCTCGGTGACCTGTTAAATGTTACCGGAATTAATAACCAGAAGTTCGGTGCGATTGTAGATTATATAACGGTAGTAGAACGCGAGAAATTACCTGGATTAATTAATATCAATACTGCATCGAAAGAAACGTTACAATTTCTACCCGGAATAACCGCTGAGATTGCGGAAAAAATCATTGAACGACGGAATGGAACCAGTGGTGCGTTTAAGAATCTCGGTGAGTTGGCGGAAACCATTGGGAAAACATCGTTTCAGCAGATAAGTGATTATGTTACTGTTCGGTCGTCACAATTTACGGTTCAATCGCTAGGCCGATTAACGAATAAATCCGGGTATACGAGGTTAATTGCAGTAATAGACCGAGCTGTGGTTCCTATTAGAATTCTCTATTATCGGGATATTTCTGATTTAGGACCGGGAATATAA
- a CDS encoding GspH/FimT family pseudopilin, whose amino-acid sequence MILRIGQRRKRNKYGNFSGHNATVEQRHLIRQNTRGIAWPSLQGFTLIELAVVLVVIGVIAIFTVPYFGGFTNRTRLDSACRDWVAYANYARSQAVMQGVNYRLTCDLDQQRYWLTYENVSTGIAGQYTSSGDRWGQPVSLDSTVRFVSIQLDQNQPQESGVVTISFTPRGTSNDVMVIFSTRDNEQRQITISGITGLATIQATDTAI is encoded by the coding sequence ATGATATTACGAATTGGGCAACGACGGAAACGAAATAAATACGGTAATTTCTCCGGACACAATGCAACGGTAGAACAGCGCCATCTGATTCGACAAAACACTAGGGGCATTGCATGGCCATCGCTTCAAGGTTTTACCTTAATTGAACTTGCGGTGGTTTTGGTGGTTATCGGTGTAATTGCAATTTTTACGGTCCCGTATTTTGGTGGGTTCACGAATCGGACGCGATTAGATAGTGCATGTCGAGATTGGGTTGCGTATGCGAATTATGCACGGTCGCAGGCGGTTATGCAAGGAGTAAATTATCGATTAACTTGCGATTTAGACCAGCAAAGGTATTGGCTAACATATGAAAATGTATCGACCGGAATTGCCGGGCAATATACATCTTCTGGAGATAGGTGGGGACAACCGGTTTCGCTTGATTCAACGGTGCGGTTCGTTTCGATTCAACTCGACCAAAATCAACCGCAAGAATCAGGGGTTGTTACTATTTCGTTTACCCCGCGCGGCACTTCAAACGATGTGATGGTTATATTCAGCACCCGTGATAATGAACAACGGCAAATAACAATATCCGGAATTACCGGATTAGCAACCATCCAAGCTACAGATACCGCGATATGA
- the pilM gene encoding pilus assembly protein PilM produces MFNQKKQFRRLVGVDISRHELTLVEVRYEHDQPVIEKHLIVPIPPTLNRTEPESFGKWLAALWKKEQIKTRMVRFTLPRADVLTTEFTLPLGSELETTKMLELQLERELPASLDSVASDYFILQKTEPGEQKIMVITAKQTDIAFYRNVCKVAGLKLNRIELSSLSLNRAIQYEQPRPDLWLVVNIGSTETEIMVIENKRVIYTRSASFGFKALLESMPDLGQRFQTESDERKTVHPLTLIDYTNPEAINWVNQLIFELRRNLESYALAWGKPSPKQVLFCGAGNYLPQVAQAVTEQLHCTVHCLTISRGTNGLLEKQQSAITAFGSILPEGVTDQYCDLNQPRLFAVEPFHVPVYIRQVAIGFGLAAIIIVILLGLLLHKQKQLVRLQSEYAVYRPLIIQSEQSNINLSTIKTWKQEAASVLEILHSISVNWSDDAYLQVMTYDRTKDITLSGLASSTQAVSNLLKRLNESNRFASIRLLYCRISKRNPTYPIEFGLSLKYIKTEERKK; encoded by the coding sequence ATGTTTAACCAGAAAAAACAATTTCGACGTCTAGTTGGTGTAGATATCAGTCGCCATGAATTAACCTTGGTTGAAGTTAGATATGAACATGACCAGCCGGTAATTGAGAAACATTTGATTGTTCCGATACCTCCAACGCTAAACCGGACTGAACCGGAATCGTTTGGGAAATGGCTAGCAGCACTCTGGAAAAAAGAACAAATTAAAACGCGAATGGTTCGCTTCACCTTACCCCGAGCTGACGTTTTAACCACGGAATTCACGCTTCCTCTTGGTAGCGAGTTGGAAACCACCAAAATGCTCGAGCTGCAATTAGAACGAGAACTTCCGGCATCACTTGATTCGGTTGCTTCTGATTATTTTATTCTTCAGAAAACGGAACCCGGCGAACAGAAAATCATGGTTATCACTGCAAAACAAACCGATATTGCGTTTTATCGGAACGTATGCAAGGTTGCCGGATTAAAACTCAATCGGATTGAATTGAGTTCATTATCATTAAATCGGGCTATCCAATATGAACAACCACGACCTGATTTGTGGTTAGTGGTCAATATTGGTTCTACAGAAACGGAAATAATGGTCATCGAAAATAAACGGGTTATTTATACTAGAAGTGCATCTTTTGGATTCAAAGCCTTATTAGAATCTATGCCTGATTTAGGACAGCGGTTTCAGACGGAATCGGATGAACGAAAAACGGTACATCCCCTGACCCTAATTGATTATACGAATCCGGAAGCGATAAACTGGGTTAATCAGTTGATATTTGAATTAAGACGTAACTTGGAATCATACGCACTAGCCTGGGGGAAACCGAGTCCGAAACAAGTTCTATTTTGTGGAGCAGGAAATTATTTGCCACAGGTAGCACAAGCAGTAACCGAACAATTACATTGTACGGTTCATTGTCTTACGATATCACGAGGAACCAATGGTCTGTTGGAAAAACAACAAAGTGCAATCACAGCGTTTGGTAGTATCCTTCCAGAAGGGGTTACCGACCAATATTGTGATTTAAACCAACCGCGATTGTTTGCCGTTGAACCGTTCCATGTACCGGTTTACATTCGCCAGGTAGCGATAGGTTTTGGACTAGCTGCAATAATTATTGTTATCCTATTAGGATTGCTCTTGCATAAGCAAAAACAACTGGTTCGATTGCAATCCGAATATGCGGTATATCGGCCTCTTATTATCCAATCGGAGCAAAGTAATATTAATCTCTCAACGATTAAAACGTGGAAGCAGGAAGCAGCGAGCGTTCTTGAAATATTGCACAGCATATCTGTCAATTGGTCGGATGACGCTTATCTGCAGGTTATGACCTATGACCGCACGAAAGATATTACCTTATCCGGATTAGCAAGCTCGACGCAAGCGGTATCGAACTTGTTAAAACGACTCAATGAATCCAACCGATTTGCCAGTATTAGATTATTGTATTGCCGGATTTCAAAACGAAACCCAACGTATCCGATAGAATTCGGGTTATCGTTGAAATATATCAAAACGGAAGAACGAAAGAAGTAA
- a CDS encoding zf-HC2 domain-containing protein yields the protein MKHQYWLKNLSAYVDNELSETKRRKIERHLSECALCRDKLTAWQKIHKVYTEESELTPEPELWQTISHRLRTEQFQPLHVWEDERILKWLPNPLPALATVVVVIFFVFIAQSYLTPGEKTDISLDSYLTKDTELSASSGLEILIPSSETKTEGAS from the coding sequence ATGAAACATCAATATTGGTTGAAAAATCTATCCGCATATGTAGATAATGAACTATCCGAAACTAAACGTCGGAAGATTGAACGACATCTATCGGAATGCGCGCTATGTCGCGATAAACTTACTGCATGGCAGAAAATCCATAAGGTATATACTGAAGAATCAGAATTAACTCCGGAACCTGAACTCTGGCAAACCATCTCTCACAGATTACGCACTGAACAGTTTCAACCACTCCATGTTTGGGAAGATGAACGAATTCTCAAATGGTTACCGAACCCACTTCCGGCATTAGCTACGGTAGTCGTAGTGATATTTTTCGTTTTCATTGCCCAGTCATATCTAACTCCTGGGGAAAAGACTGATATTTCTCTTGATAGTTATCTAACCAAAGATACTGAATTATCTGCGAGCAGTGGGTTAGAAATCCTTATTCCATCTTCCGAGACGAAAACGGAAGGAGCAAGCTAA
- a CDS encoding prepilin-type N-terminal cleavage/methylation domain-containing protein, translating to MKKSIAGIRPDFVKISLGKNPKSEFGFTLLEVVIALVIVVVGLVLISQAFSIGLRAVRVSDKATIARFLAEQKITEIELQSFLALQSGTGDFGPDYPDFTWQMNVATTQLDNLLQINLTISWIEDNTTRTLTITKLIADRGEISS from the coding sequence ATGAAAAAGTCAATAGCTGGAATTCGCCCAGATTTCGTTAAAATTTCGTTGGGTAAAAATCCGAAATCTGAATTCGGGTTTACCCTATTAGAAGTGGTCATAGCGCTGGTAATAGTTGTTGTCGGATTGGTATTGATATCTCAGGCATTTTCAATTGGATTACGAGCGGTTCGTGTCTCGGATAAAGCTACGATAGCCCGATTTTTAGCGGAACAAAAAATAACAGAAATAGAATTGCAATCTTTTTTGGCTTTACAATCCGGAACTGGTGATTTCGGACCAGATTATCCGGATTTCACTTGGCAAATGAACGTGGCTACAACTCAACTCGATAATTTACTACAAATTAACCTAACGATTTCTTGGATTGAAGATAATACGACACGAACATTAACGATAACAAAACTTATTGCCGACCGTGGTGAAATATCATCATGA
- the gspE gene encoding type II secretion system ATPase GspE, which produces MLEQTLLEKKLITQEQLSIAQNAAKSSGEHISQALLRLGLISESTLLRAVAEFLGLEYVDLSQISIDQNTINSVPAKIAMRKKLLPIKRTNGTLVIATSDPLNLKAVDELRVLLDCDVQPVVGNSNEIDRLLKKYYGIGAESMDQLLQESGQNLEVLPGAGEENGESLEMVEDASLVQFVNQIILEAVRDRASDIHIEPFEDELRVRYRIDGILHSAVTPPKIKLFQHAIISRIKIMAELNIAEKRLPQDGRIKLRAGDKEIDVRVSIIPGIHGESVVLRLLDRSAIFLGLEDLGMDEQSYAGFRKLIDRPHGIILVTGPTGSGKSTTLYAALAEINSDDKKIITIEDPVEYQLKGILQIPTKPKIGFDFAQGLRSILRHDPDIIMVGEIRDRDTADIAIRSALTGHLVFSTLHTNDAASSITRLIDMGIEPYLVASSVEGIMAQRLVRRICEHCKEEQIVDRKDIEEYFAQYQTNRVYRGKGCEFCKKTGYRGRMGIFELLLVDDDIRDMIVHHATAGQIKRQALTKNMKTLRDDGWQKVCAGLTTIEEVLRVTKEE; this is translated from the coding sequence ATGCTAGAACAAACGTTGCTCGAAAAAAAATTAATCACCCAGGAACAGTTGTCCATCGCACAAAATGCTGCGAAGTCTTCAGGAGAACATATTAGTCAAGCGTTACTCCGACTTGGACTGATTTCTGAATCAACGTTATTACGTGCGGTAGCAGAATTTTTAGGATTAGAATATGTAGATTTAAGTCAAATAAGTATTGACCAGAATACTATCAATTCCGTGCCGGCAAAAATTGCCATGCGGAAAAAGCTGCTTCCTATAAAACGAACTAATGGCACCCTCGTTATAGCGACTTCTGATCCACTTAATCTGAAAGCAGTAGATGAACTCCGCGTTCTCTTAGATTGCGATGTCCAGCCTGTTGTAGGTAATTCGAATGAAATCGACCGGTTATTAAAGAAATACTATGGTATTGGTGCGGAAAGTATGGACCAACTGCTGCAAGAAAGCGGGCAGAATCTTGAAGTATTACCGGGCGCTGGAGAGGAAAACGGAGAATCGTTGGAAATGGTTGAAGATGCATCGTTGGTACAATTTGTTAACCAGATTATTTTAGAAGCTGTTCGCGACCGAGCAAGTGATATCCATATCGAACCGTTTGAAGATGAACTTCGCGTTCGCTATCGAATAGATGGGATACTGCATTCTGCGGTAACGCCGCCGAAAATAAAGTTATTTCAGCATGCGATTATCTCGCGCATCAAGATTATGGCAGAACTTAATATTGCCGAAAAACGGTTGCCACAAGACGGTAGAATTAAATTACGGGCTGGCGATAAAGAAATTGATGTTCGCGTTTCGATAATTCCGGGAATTCACGGTGAAAGTGTTGTTCTGCGTTTGTTAGACCGGAGTGCGATTTTTCTCGGTTTGGAAGATTTGGGCATGGATGAACAGTCCTATGCCGGATTCCGGAAGTTAATTGACCGGCCGCATGGAATAATTCTTGTTACTGGTCCGACCGGCAGTGGAAAATCAACCACGCTATATGCGGCATTAGCGGAAATCAATTCAGATGATAAAAAAATTATTACGATTGAAGATCCGGTTGAATATCAATTAAAAGGGATACTTCAAATTCCAACAAAACCGAAAATAGGGTTTGATTTCGCACAAGGGCTTCGTTCAATACTTCGACACGATCCGGATATTATTATGGTTGGAGAAATTCGCGACCGGGATACGGCAGATATCGCAATTCGGTCAGCGTTAACCGGTCATCTCGTATTTAGCACCTTACATACCAACGATGCGGCGAGTTCAATAACCCGCTTGATTGATATGGGAATTGAACCGTATTTAGTCGCTTCGTCAGTAGAAGGAATTATGGCGCAACGGTTAGTCCGCCGTATTTGTGAGCATTGTAAAGAAGAACAGATTGTTGACCGAAAAGATATTGAAGAATATTTTGCCCAATACCAGACCAACCGGGTATATCGCGGGAAAGGGTGTGAATTTTGCAAAAAAACCGGGTATCGCGGGCGAATGGGGATATTTGAGTTATTATTGGTAGATGATGATATTCGAGATATGATTGTACACCATGCGACGGCGGGCCAAATCAAACGGCAGGCATTAACTAAAAATATGAAAACGTTACGAGATGACGGTTGGCAAAAAGTTTGTGCGGGATTAACTACTATTGAAGAGGTACTCCGTGTAACTAAAGAAGAATAA
- a CDS encoding type II secretion system F family protein, protein MANFLYRAKNRTGQIVTGVLVGDSRAAVIERLSGMGLTPLELTTQEAIDQRSSKYLLRKRVRKADVSRFMKQLADLLNAGVPLTKSLTTLTNQQSNPYWKTIIQQIKNSVVAGSSLANALAEYPKIFSELQVNLVKAGEISGSLESVLSRIAEFLEKEQNLIARVKAALAYPILLFIVGTASVAFLLTFFIPKFAVLFADLGQSLPIPTLILLSISGWLRSWWILLLLVISGSIILFRRWVKTKSGKYRFDEFKLVLPIVRDIVVKIAVSRFCRTLGTLLRSGIPLLTALQSVKDATGNEIIAREIGEVAGSIREGQSLAEPLRLSRIFPPSVVEMIAVGEEAGNLEEVLIRIAESYDTEVDNTVRVLVSLLEPVMIICMACIIGFIVISMLLPIFSLNSMIK, encoded by the coding sequence ATGGCGAACTTTCTATACCGAGCAAAAAATCGAACTGGACAAATTGTTACCGGAGTGTTGGTTGGAGATAGTCGAGCCGCGGTTATCGAACGGCTATCGGGAATGGGATTAACTCCGCTGGAGTTAACCACTCAGGAAGCTATTGATCAACGGAGTTCGAAGTATTTATTGAGAAAACGAGTTCGAAAAGCAGATGTATCCAGGTTTATGAAACAACTAGCGGATTTGTTGAATGCTGGTGTGCCTTTAACCAAATCACTCACTACGTTAACTAACCAGCAATCGAACCCATATTGGAAAACGATCATCCAGCAGATTAAAAATTCTGTTGTTGCTGGGAGTAGTTTAGCGAATGCATTAGCGGAATATCCAAAAATTTTTTCTGAATTGCAGGTTAATCTGGTTAAAGCCGGAGAAATTTCAGGTAGTTTAGAATCGGTATTAAGTCGGATAGCAGAATTTTTAGAAAAAGAACAGAACTTAATCGCTCGGGTTAAAGCAGCATTAGCGTATCCAATATTATTATTCATTGTTGGCACGGCGTCCGTAGCGTTTTTATTAACGTTTTTTATTCCCAAATTTGCCGTTTTATTTGCTGATTTAGGGCAAAGTTTACCGATTCCAACGCTCATCTTGTTGTCAATCAGCGGCTGGCTACGGTCATGGTGGATTCTGCTCCTATTGGTTATCAGTGGAAGTATTATATTATTTCGTCGTTGGGTGAAAACAAAATCCGGTAAATATCGATTTGATGAATTTAAGTTGGTTCTGCCGATCGTTAGAGATATAGTGGTTAAAATCGCGGTTTCTAGATTCTGTCGGACACTTGGTACCTTACTGCGAAGTGGAATACCGTTATTAACCGCATTACAATCAGTTAAAGACGCTACCGGAAACGAAATTATTGCGCGGGAAATTGGTGAAGTCGCAGGCAGTATTCGCGAAGGCCAATCGCTAGCTGAACCGTTGCGGTTAAGCAGAATATTTCCGCCTTCTGTAGTAGAAATGATTGCGGTCGGAGAAGAAGCCGGCAATCTCGAAGAGGTGTTGATAAGAATTGCAGAATCGTATGATACTGAAGTCGATAATACCGTTCGAGTTTTAGTTTCATTACTCGAACCAGTTATGATAATTTGTATGGCATGTATTATAGGATTTATTGTTATTTCGATGTTACTACCGATTTTTTCATTGAATAGTATGATTAAATAG